The Rhopalosiphum maidis isolate BTI-1 chromosome 2, ASM367621v3, whole genome shotgun sequence genome segment tcaataccaTTGCTCACTTTTCagcgtaatttataattaaaataattgttgactTAATACTGATTGAATTTTAACCACCATTATCATTGATTACTTTCCATtactttattgaaaattaaaattatattttcttgtcACCAAATATTCAACAATCCACCCACCTACTAATATATTCATTGTGCACTGcactaaaatgtgtatattcaAACCACTTTTGCTTCAAACTATAGCAAAACCACTTTTccacttattataaaaatattttggtcaaTCTATTCAATTGCTGGTGTCATAATACATGAAAAATCaatagacaattattatataattttacatttaaaacaaaaaaatagatttgattattgaatttaattctgcttagtagtattttaaataagctattttctttatattgaattgaatattagttttatcatAGGTATAAAAAGACTGATATAATCTAATACAGTGGTGGCCAAACTTTTTTTACCGCAGGCCTTTTttacgtaaattaaaattttttttttattatttataacgttaatataaaatattatagttttttggcGGGTCAGATATTAAATGATGGCGGGCTGGAGTTTGGCCACCACTGATCTAATACATACTGGGTATTAAATCTAAGGTTTAagatatatcaaatttaaaaatatgcaatatttttagataatgaaGAATCTGATGATATAGAAGAAATTATTGTACTGAATAAAGAAGGTAAAcaagtggaaaaaaatataagtaagtaatcttcatattattatgatttatgattatgtatttgcatatttatattttctttttgcatattttacactattttgtttattttagttcttataacttatttatgcTTAACAATTGAGTTTTTATCacaaatatttactgttttattcttcaatttcgttataattattatttatattcttaaataatataaacaatattattattttttttggcaCCAATAGATAAAATTTCAGGAGGgagcaatataataaatttctgaaatgttaactaaatataggtttatgttatgtctatatatatatatatatatatataaataattcatgtttgttagtataatacatttatcatataatcaaataaattttaaaaaattcttaaaaaaaactgaaaattaaattattgttaacgtAAATTCATGGTCACAAAATAACGTATTGTGTatcttgtataaatttaaaaaactatatatatttttatataatgatttaaacatttaaaatattttttattttatagattgtgATACACTAGAAGATAATGGAACTAAATCTTATGCAAGAGGTGTGATatcattgatataaaataataatttaatagtatactcttattaacatatatcatttatttatatgtatttttttttaatttcagttcCTCCACGTTATGATCCAATCTTCAGGTTGAGTCCGCCACCTTCAGTGAATACTTTCCCATGTTTAATTGACCCTTCAGAAGGCGCTTTTGAAGCTTTTGATAttaaacctaaataataaaagttaatacctatttaacaaatgttaatattgaTTACATCACTTGAatgtgttaattaatataccatgttaataaattaccaagatattgtattttaaatcaatttgtttttttttttcaattattacttCCCATGTctaatgtaatacattaataataatttaacttcaagctacacattattataaaattcattaaaaaaatgaaaataaattttaaaaaataattctaaactaCCAAGTTATAGTAgtgcatattatagtaaatttctCTTATTTCCTTTTTTATATGAGTGGGTACTAttggctattataatttattatttataatacactaatGGACTAATGCAATCTATGGTAGTACTCGCTGTAGCTGCAGAAAAAATGGaggtttcaaaaaaattcagaAATGTACatgatagtaaatttaaatttaataaataattaaattacattttttatactttctaTGATATGCTCTACAACCCTGCTACACACCAGGAGCAGTGTTTAAAGGGAAACCATAGGGGCCATGCCTCCTTTATCTAGACATCAtaagctataaatattttctttcataaaTCTGTATACAAATTCAGTATGTTATGTTTATGGTTCTGATCTCAAATAAATTagctgaaaatatattaaatcaatttgcatcaatgaagaaaaatatttgatttttatattttagacaatcataaacatttgtttctaattatctaatataactatttattttacatctttatctacaaattttaatattagatatttgttttttcctaTGTATAGGCCAAAGTGAAAAgagttaaaattagaatttttggTCCAAAACGATATTGCCTCTCCCCCCtctgaaagaaaaataaaatccgcTACTGctgcatacaaaaataatgtaatgaaaataaaatctgaGATACCTAAAGAAACTGAAAAAGTGGTGGGAACCCCAATTgttattgtagaaaaaaattaactcacATTTTGAGATTTTAGTTTCAtgatttttgacttttatactataaatactattaattataatcacaAAATACGTAGAtttattctgtatttttttacttatatgctataatcatttatcatagacatacatatacataaatacataatagctattattatttcgtattaactactgtttactatattatgcgTAATTTGTATGTCTcgcatacatataaaaattacaatatagtattttacaatttttaataataatgtatcagCCATGAATGCTAGAGATATTCTGATCTCAAGGCTAGAGATATTCTGATGTCTAACCTCCATTGGTACGGCTATAATCAGAATCCGGTCTTTTGTAACGATTTACCATATTACCAGCTACCACAACCTGATTCGACCACTGTTTATAAccgtgatatattatatgtactagATATCAGTACAACTAAATTGCTATTATCGCTATTCGCGGGCTTGTGGAATTGCGGCTGGCTTAGTGTAGTATATTcgtaattgttattttgttactcatttatatttacagttaCTAGCGATTGATGAATGTTGGGAGAATAAAAACCTATAAACTAAGAAGTATCTATCTATTTTCAACATGAATTTCAATTTCGGGACACCAAAAACCACAACTCCTTCAATGTTTTCAATGACTACTCCTGCCAATACATCGTGtaagttgataaaatatttgagtattAATAACACAGTGGTCGCACGTGAGGTTCTTATACGAACTTTGCAaggtatttcataaattatataagcttATTTTAATTCctcctaataattaattataatttgattcatATTTGTTGTGtgatttgtgtttttattgtgtgggacaaaatgaataaattttaagttattaatgaaataagaaaattgtatttcaaggAACTGTTCAAAATCagtaaaatggtaaaaaatggACAATTTTAGCATGTAGCAGTAGATGCAAAAGATCtttattaacaacaataaatttaatcaatgatGCATAATCATGGCCTAATCTAAAAAAAGGTAGGAGCAGAACTTGTTTTGAGTTGAATGAAAGAAAaactatgtttattaaaagaaataataatatgattaatggtCAGATTACCTAtacggtttttaaaaaatacctaatataagtatttatttagattccAGTGTATTTTGCacgatcataatataaatgttgacTATGATATGTaactaataaatgtttaatatacttacatcaaatgtgatttttaaatgtcaccaattatgtttgaataatGTCTTATTTTTTGGGTGACAATTGACCGAATACCAATTTAACAATAgcacaattaaaaatagataattatctaaaaacagttttgtatataatcaaaatgtgTATTCATTCTTACCCTgtcaatttgaattataaatacttaacatgttttttattttcaatttaacaactttaaataattatttaaatatatctttctttctttctttttttttttttagccatATACAGTTGAGTATTACTCTTCAATTTTGTATGATTGtacattgattattatatttttataaatgtgtatattactGACAtagtttacaaattattgatatttagtaatatattataaatttagagcTCAGATCTattctatatactataatacaaatattacttacaatttataaatattgggtTAGAACCGGTTTTAGATTACTAGTGTACCATAAGTTTGTGccaataaagaatatttaagttcttattttttgaaaattttaagtatgtttgaaagctataatattaaattattaatcaccGTGTGTACTATTGATAGAATGTCCTATGAAGAtactaacttatttttttttaattttaatacatctaAATCAAAATCTCTGACTCTAACaagtagttttttattttgacctaGTGTACTAAAAGTAATAGGTAATTGATAAGTGATAATACTTTGGAAGTGATGGGGTTTATGATGATTTGAAaacttaagttattattattaaatcaatattatacaatttgtaaaaatgttaaaatacaaaaaatactaggtagaattatttttagaatatatacataggtaactaacttcattcaaattttgacttAAATCAATcagcatttttaaaagttttctgcttaatacaaatttacattaagAAGGTGTCACGcccacatgtgttgtctctgttttACAATTacgtaacatagcaaatttacgcTCAGCAGATTACGTTAAGCTCCGTCAGTAAAAGTTAGAGTGAATcgacctattatgaaacttgatggtaagaaaattatctgtgtttgtatgttggtttttttacaatagttcaattttttagcaaattatgtgtatataactttacgtaaattaaaaacactcataactcacttaaaaacttaataatcgtaaaaaaccaaGATACAAacatagataatgttcttaccagcaagtttcataataggtgAATTCACTCAAATGTTTAAGCTAACAGAGCTAAATGTTATCTGCTGAGcataaatttgctatgttacaTACTTGCAatacagagacaacacatgcgggtgttGCGGCCTCTTAAAAGGTtggttctcatttgaaaaaaaatagtttatataactaCAGCAAACTCCTTAAAcggtataaaaatctaaataatttaatataatatagttcataAGTTACTAAGTTAGttggtataattaaaaattagaattataataaatctattattaaaaataaaattggggGGTAAATTCACCAACCCAGTATATATCACCAAGTCACTACTGGCTAATATTGTGTCTATAACAGAAGTttgaaacttatatttaagaaaCAGGCATTGCTGGTAGAGTATAATGAATTGatactgaaatattaataactgttgCTGCCTCATTAAATATACAGTGTGCAATATATTGTCATGTTGTTGGAATTGATTTGTTAGCTAAgtcttatgaaataaattatattttagtatctcAGCAgataaaactaaaacttaaGCATCACAGGTTTTACTTTATCAGCAATACCCACTTTTCAAACttatatagaatttttacTGATCACaacttaatcatttaattatttaggggGTTCAACTCAGCCTTCAGCTGGTTTCTCCTTAGGGAGTAATACCCAGCCAGCCTCTACTGGTTTCTCATTGGGTGGCACCACACAACCATCAACTGGTTTTTCATTAGGTGGTACCACACAAGCATCAACTGGTTTCTCATTGGGTGCTTCAAACCAACCATCGACTGGTTTCTCGTTGGGCACAACTCCAGCATCTACTGGATTCTCATTAGGTACAACTTCTGCACCTAATGCTTTCTCATTGGGCACAACTCAAACATCAACAGCATTTTCTTTGGGTGCAACTCCAACAGTTTCAACTGGTTTCTCGTTAGCTGGTACAACTCAACCATCTACTGGTTTCTCGTTGAGCACAACTCAAGTACCTGCTGCTTTACCATTAACTACAACTCAAGCATCTACCGGTTTCTCATTGGGAACAACTCCAGCATCAACAGGTTTCTCTTTAGGTTCAACTCCAGCAGTTTCTACTGGTTTCTCGTTAGCTGGTACCACTCAAGCATCTACTGGTTTCTCATTAGCTACAACTCAAGCATCAACTGGTTTCTCGTTGGCCACAACTCAAACACCTACTGGTTTCTCATTAGCCACAACAAAAGCATCAACAGGTTTCTCTTTGGGTACAACTCCAGCAGTTTCTACTAGTTTCTCATTAGGCACAACAAGCACTACTGGATTTTCATTGAACTCTTCTGCAACAACCACAGCCCAAGCTACTACAATACAAACGACTGCAGCAA includes the following:
- the LOC113552225 gene encoding nuclear pore glycoprotein p62, which gives rise to MNFNFGTPKTTTPSMFSMTTPANTSWGSTQPSAGFSLGSNTQPASTGFSLGGTTQPSTGFSLGGTTQASTGFSLGASNQPSTGFSLGTTPASTGFSLGTTSAPNAFSLGTTQTSTAFSLGATPTVSTGFSLAGTTQPSTGFSLSTTQVPAALPLTTTQASTGFSLGTTPASTGFSLGSTPAVSTGFSLAGTTQASTGFSLATTQASTGFSLATTQTPTGFSLATTKASTGFSLGTTPAVSTSFSLGTTSTTGFSLNSSATTTAQATTIQTTAAITTQAPPATSQSDTQSSAVQPTNFQQLIDLINNWTVSLENQEKQFLNQANEITVWDNMLTNQSTKLVKLYDILEQKEKEQVDIENELDFLLSQQKELEDCLVPLEQELQSAEVLSSLNNEREPIYKAAQEIDNQVKQMSGDIKEIVNNLNKANSKKDSDDDLDTICRILNCHMTALQYIEHNAENLSAMVSEVNEEHSRFLTAANDNTFMSSFRK